The window AGTGAGTGTTTTGGACCTCTTGATGTAAAATATGACTTTCCTGTGATTACAAAAGATATGTTTTCTAACCGTGAGCAAAACTATTGGCGATATTTTGAATTACTACCAATAGAAAGCAAATCAAACATTGTAAGTATTGGTGCCGGAATGACTCCTCTTATCAAGGCTGACAATCTTGGAAAAAAATTAGGACTAAACAATCTTTACATAAAAAATGATTCTGTAAACCCAACATTTTCATTCAAAGACAGACCAGCAGGTGTTGCAATATCTAAAGCAAAAGAATTTGGATTATCATCTGTTGGATGCGCATCAACTGGAAATCTGGCATCAGCTACTGCAGCACATGCAGCAAAAGCTGGATTACCATGTCACGTCTTTGCACCAAGTGATATAGAGATGGCAAAAATTACACAAGCATTATCATATGGTGCAAATTACATTGCAGTTGATGGTACATATGATGATGCAAACAGAATTGCAGCACAAATTGGTGATAGTAAGGGAATAGGAATAGTTAACATTAACATGCGCTCTCACTATGTAGAAGGATCTAAAACATTTTCATTTGAAGTTGCTGAACAACTTGGTTGGCAAGTGCCTGATCAATTAATAGTTCCAGTGGGAAGTGGTGCAATGCTTAACGCAATTTGTAAAGGATTTGAAGAATTACAAACTGTTTCATTACTTGATGATGTGTCTAACATGCACATGATTGCAGCACAACCCCATGGATGTGCACCAATTGTTGATGCATTTAAGAAAAATTCTAAAGATGTAATTCCTGTTGAGAATCCTGATACTGTAGCAAAAAGTTTGGCTATAGGTGATCCTGGTGATGGTAGATATGTTTTGAAACGTTTAGCACAATACAATGGATTTGCAGAAGAATGTAACAATAAGGAAATCCTTGATGCAATTTTATTGCTTGCACAAACTGAAGGAATATTCACAGAACCTGCAGGTGGAGTATCTATATCTGTTCTCCAAAAAATGGTGGAACAAGGAAAGATTGATGCAAATGACAAAGTAGTGTGTTATGTGACTGGTAATGGTTTGAAAGCAACAGAGGCTATAATGGAAGTTTTGAAAAAACCTACAATAATGAAAGCAGACATATCTGAAATCTCGGCGGTAGTTAATTGATGGCAAACATCACATTTACCATTCCATCTGTACTTAATCAAAGTGGTGGTGAGAAAAAAACCCAAATTTCAGCAGACTCATTACAGGATGCATTTGCAAAAATATCTGATATTCTGGGTGATGATTTTAAAAGACGTGTTTTAGAAGGAGACGGAACTCCACGTTCTTTGATTAACATCTACATCAATGGAAAGAATGCAAAATTTTCCAGCGGCATGAACACTTCCCTAAAAGATGGAGATGAGGTGTATATTTTACCTGCAGTGGCAGGTGGTTCAGAAGAATTATCTTCTAAAGAACTTGACAGATTTTCTCGACAAGTAATGCTTGAAGAGATTGGTTATCAAGGACAATTGAAATTAAAGAATTCCAAAGTGTGTGTTGTAGGAACTGGTGGTTTGGGGAATCCTATTACATCAAGATTAGCTGCTATGGGTGTTGGAACTCTACGTATTGTTGACAGAGATGTAATTGAATTATCTAATCTACATCGTCAGACAATGTTTGATGAAGATGATGTTGGACAAGTAAAAGTAGAAGTTGCTGCAAAAAAATTACAGAAATTAAATCCTGATTGTAATATAGAGGCATTAGCAATATCTGTTAATGATTATACTGCACTTGAAGTTGTTGAGGGATGTGATGTTGTAATTGATGCACTTGATAGTGTCAATGCAAGATATGCATTAAACAAAGCATGTGTGCAATT of the Nitrosopumilus sp. genome contains:
- a CDS encoding threonine synthase, whose product is MARTSLQCRECKKEYDTAFKYVCSECFGPLDVKYDFPVITKDMFSNREQNYWRYFELLPIESKSNIVSIGAGMTPLIKADNLGKKLGLNNLYIKNDSVNPTFSFKDRPAGVAISKAKEFGLSSVGCASTGNLASATAAHAAKAGLPCHVFAPSDIEMAKITQALSYGANYIAVDGTYDDANRIAAQIGDSKGIGIVNINMRSHYVEGSKTFSFEVAEQLGWQVPDQLIVPVGSGAMLNAICKGFEELQTVSLLDDVSNMHMIAAQPHGCAPIVDAFKKNSKDVIPVENPDTVAKSLAIGDPGDGRYVLKRLAQYNGFAEECNNKEILDAILLLAQTEGIFTEPAGGVSISVLQKMVEQGKIDANDKVVCYVTGNGLKATEAIMEVLKKPTIMKADISEISAVVN
- a CDS encoding ThiF family adenylyltransferase: MANITFTIPSVLNQSGGEKKTQISADSLQDAFAKISDILGDDFKRRVLEGDGTPRSLINIYINGKNAKFSSGMNTSLKDGDEVYILPAVAGGSEELSSKELDRFSRQVMLEEIGYQGQLKLKNSKVCVVGTGGLGNPITSRLAAMGVGTLRIVDRDVIELSNLHRQTMFDEDDVGQVKVEVAAKKLQKLNPDCNIEALAISVNDYTALEVVEGCDVVIDALDSVNARYALNKACVQFGIPFVTGAAVGVSGQAFTVLPKQSACYYCMFPELDEDTMPTCSIEGVHPSILSIVGGIEVAEAVKIIIGKKPSLSENILHIDLETLDFNSTRTFRAEECPICGTGKLEAIPREELILEELCGRNRGKRTYSITPTKTFDIDVNAVTNTAREKGFIVENQGDLGLSMRTNELSVSFMKKGSAVVVGPKDEPEAIELYKSLLGKEIKA